CTGGAAACGAGCTGATGGTGTTCTCGTGGGTGCATATCTTGTTCAGAAGAGAGGATTTCCCCACGTTCGTCACTCCTATCACCAGTGCCTTGTCAGCCAACCGTGCAAGCAGTTTCACCAGTGACTTCAAACCGTAGTCCTTCTCAGCACTCACTATCCTTATCTTTTCAGGATCCTTTACTTTTATTCTTCCCTTCACCCACTCCTTCACTTCCTTCACCGTGACCGCTCTGGGAAGGAGATCGAGCTTGTTGATCACGTAAACGACGTCTTTTCCTCTCAACAGGCTTGCTATGTCTTCTCTGTACGTACCTTCGAAATCGAAGATATCGATCACCCACAGGACCACATCGAAACCACCGAGGTAAGATTTCAACTGGTTTCTGAAATCCCAATCGTACTCAATGGGTTCCAGTTTGCCGTAATGTTTTATTCGAAAACACCGCTGACACAGGATTTCCTTTCCTTCTTCAAGTCTTTTTTCAAAAACCTCTCTTGGAATGTACCCCGGTTTTTTGGGATCTTCGAACTGTATGTTTGCCCCACAACCGGGACATCTCACGAGAAATCACCTCGTTCATTTGATGTCGTGTTTCAGGCCGATTTCCTGAAGAATTATGAAGTCCTTTTCTCTCCATTTTTCTTTCACCTTCACGTTCAAATCGAGGAACACTTTCCTCCCAGCGAGGAACTCGATCTCCTCTCGAGCCAGCGTGCCTATTTTCTTTATCATGCTTCCACCCTTTCCTATGAGAATTCCCTTCTGTGATTCACGTTCTACGTATATGGTTGCTCGAATGTAAAGGACCCCGTTTGGCCTGTCTTTCACTTCCTCTATTACCACCGCCGCGGAGTGGGGTACCTCTTGGTGGGTGAGGTGGAAGATTTTCTCCCTTATGATCTCGGCTGCCATGAAAGAAAATGGTCTGTCCGTTACCATATCCTCCGGATAGTACTGTGGACCCTCCGGGAGCTCTTCCTTTATCTTCTCCAGGACCTCCGAAACACCGATTCCTTTCAGAGCGGAGATGTAGTGCACCGAAACGATGTTCTCCACTCTGCTCTTCGCCAGCTCGCCCACAGACTTTGCCTTCTCTTCTCCCGCCACGTCTATTTTGTTCACTGCCAGAATGGTCTTGGTTTTGGATTCATTTACGATGTTTGCCACGCGCTCGTCTGTCTTTGTGAATCCATCGGCGGCATCGAGCATGAAGAGTACCAGTTCCACCCCCTTGAGAGCCTGAACAGCGGCCTTCACCATGTACTCTCCAAGACGATGGAGTGGCTTGTGTATGCCCGGGGTGTCCACGAATATGATCTGTGCGTCATCGTCGGTGTAGATACAGTTTATCCTGTTTCTGGTGGTTTGAGGTTTATCGGATACGATCACAACTTTCCTGCCAAAAACGGTGTTTATGAAAGTGGACTTTCCAACGTTCGGTTTTCCGGCCAGTGCGACGAACCCTGACTTAATGCTCCTCACCTCCCAGTTTGAATCCCTTCGGTAGAAGGTCCTTCAGCTTCACTATTTCATAGTCTCTGTTCCTGTTCGCCATGATCACATCCATATCCTCGGAGAACTCGTAGAGCACCTGTCTACAGGCTCCGCAGGGTACCGTCTTCTCAGAGGAATCAGAAGCTATGGCAATCGCAACAAATTCTCTTTCACCCTCAGAGATCGCTTTGAACACGGCCACTCTTTCCGCACACACGGTAAGGCCGTAGGACGCGTTCTCCACATTCACACCCGTGAACACCCTTCCGCTCTTTGTGAGAAGGGCGGCTCCCACCCTGAACCCGGAATACTTAGCGTACGCCCTTTCCCGAGCTCTCAGAGCTATCTCCACCAGTTTCTCCGGTTCCATCTCTTCTCCCCTCCAGGACCTTTATCATGACTTTCTCTATTCTGTTTTTACCAACTGCCAGCACCTTGAAGTACAGATCACCGATGACGGCTTCCTCGCCAACGTTCGGTATCCTCTTGAAGTGTTCAAGAAGGTACCCCGCTATCGTTTCGTACTCCGTCTGGGGGAACTGGATCCTCAGCTCTATCTCCAGATCGTTTATGGGAGTGCTTCCATCGACGATGTAGGTCTTTTCCCCTATCTCCTTTATACCAGACACCTCGTCGTAGTCGTACTCGTCCATGATATCACCGAAGAGCTCCTCCATTATGTCTTCGAGAGTGACGATACCAGCTGTTCCACCGTACTCGTCCACGACTATCGCTATGTGGATCTTTTTCGACTTGAGGATCTTCAAAAGCTCATCTATGTTCATGGTCTCCGGCACGTAGAGAGCGTTCCTCATTATATCCTTCACCTTCATGTTCTTTACCTCTCCGTAATCTTTCTCCGCCAGGATCGAAAGAACATCCTTGGCGTAACAAACCCCTACGATGTTGTCTATAGTCTCCCTGTAAACAGGTATTCTGGAATACCCCTCGTCCTCTATCAGTTCAATGAGATCCTTCACTGTCTGGTTTTCCTCTATCGCCACAATGTCAACGCGGGGTGTCATTATCTCCTTGACGGCTATCTGTTTCATCTCGAAGGCGCGCTTCACTATCCTTTCTTCTTCCTGTTCTATGACCCCCATCTCGCCTCCGACTTGGACGATTGAGACGATGTCCTCCTCAGTGATGAACAGGTCTTCGGATACTTTCTTTCCGTGTCTCAGGGCGATGATACCATCGGAGATCTTCACCAGAACTCTCCCGACCGGATCGAAGATCTTAGTGAGCGATCTGACCGCTCCTATCGATCTGTGGAAGATGCGTTCGGGCTCGGCTCTCGCCACGACCTTCGGGGTGATCTCTCCGAATATGAGCAGAATGGCAGTGATGAAGAGAGTGGAAACCACCGCTACGAACTCTTCACTCATGCCTCTGAGAAGGTTCAGAAAGATCAAGGTGGAAATGGACGAGGCAAAGAGGTTGACGAGGTTGTTACTTATCAAGATCGTTGTGAGATATTTGTTGAAGAGATGGATATAACTTTCCTTTTCCGATTCTTCCTCCTTCTTTTCCAAGAATTCCTTGATCTTCACCTTGCTCATGAGAGTCAGTGCGGTTTCCGAGGAAGAGAAGAAGTTGGAGAGATAGATCAGGAAAACCAGAAGCACGCCTTCAAGACCGAGTGTCAATATACTACTGACAGGGTCTTCCACTTCCGTTCCACCTCCATCAGTAATGATAGCTCTCTCCACGTAGTATTTTAAACGCCCTGAACACCTGTTCCAAAACTATGAGGACACTCATTCCGTGGGTGAAGGTCATCCTCGACAGGGAAAAAACACGGTGGGCCTCGGAGAATATCTCATCGCTCAACCCATAAGGCCCACCGATCAAGATTGTGACATCTTTCCCCTTCAACTCAACCTCTTTGAAAAACCCGGCAAACTCCCCTGAAGAGAGGTTTTCACCCCTTCTGTCCATAACTACCATCAAACTGCCGGGTAACACCCTCTTTTTCAATTCCTCAGTTTCTTTCTTTACGATCTCCTCAACGTTTCCCCTGTGAACGCGCTTTAACTCGATAATTTCGATTTTACAAAATCGCCTGAGAAATTTCATGTAATGGTCTATCCCCATCTTTATGAAATCGTCCAGCTTTCCACCCACAACGATTCTTATCTTCATCTTCCAGCTTCCTTGACCAGGATGTCGAGCAGATTCGA
The sequence above is drawn from the Thermotoga sp. genome and encodes:
- the era gene encoding GTPase Era, which codes for MKSGFVALAGKPNVGKSTFINTVFGRKVVIVSDKPQTTRNRINCIYTDDDAQIIFVDTPGIHKPLHRLGEYMVKAAVQALKGVELVLFMLDAADGFTKTDERVANIVNESKTKTILAVNKIDVAGEEKAKSVGELAKSRVENIVSVHYISALKGIGVSEVLEKIKEELPEGPQYYPEDMVTDRPFSFMAAEIIREKIFHLTHQEVPHSAAVVIEEVKDRPNGVLYIRATIYVERESQKGILIGKGGSMIKKIGTLAREEIEFLAGRKVFLDLNVKVKEKWREKDFIILQEIGLKHDIK
- a CDS encoding 23S rRNA (pseudouridine(1915)-N(3))-methyltransferase RlmH, which encodes MKIRIVVGGKLDDFIKMGIDHYMKFLRRFCKIEIIELKRVHRGNVEEIVKKETEELKKRVLPGSLMVVMDRRGENLSSGEFAGFFKEVELKGKDVTILIGGPYGLSDEIFSEAHRVFSLSRMTFTHGMSVLIVLEQVFRAFKILRGESYHY
- the cdd gene encoding cytidine deaminase, with amino-acid sequence MEPEKLVEIALRARERAYAKYSGFRVGAALLTKSGRVFTGVNVENASYGLTVCAERVAVFKAISEGEREFVAIAIASDSSEKTVPCGACRQVLYEFSEDMDVIMANRNRDYEIVKLKDLLPKGFKLGGEEH
- the yqeH gene encoding ribosome biogenesis GTPase YqeH, with the protein product MRCPGCGANIQFEDPKKPGYIPREVFEKRLEEGKEILCQRCFRIKHYGKLEPIEYDWDFRNQLKSYLGGFDVVLWVIDIFDFEGTYREDIASLLRGKDVVYVINKLDLLPRAVTVKEVKEWVKGRIKVKDPEKIRIVSAEKDYGLKSLVKLLARLADKALVIGVTNVGKSSLLNKICTHENTISSFPGTTLGILRRKVKSANLYLYDTPGIMTKDRMLDLLDPECQKTILPKEELSRKTFKPEKNRTIFMGGLCRFDIDYETERRPIFLLFSSREVTFHETKRERADELMRNRLGDLLKPPCSKAKYEDFKWKKERFVLKEGEELMVAGLGWLSVRRGPLTVEVTVPENVKLVVREALVNPNR
- a CDS encoding hemolysin family protein produces the protein MEDPVSSILTLGLEGVLLVFLIYLSNFFSSSETALTLMSKVKIKEFLEKKEEESEKESYIHLFNKYLTTILISNNLVNLFASSISTLIFLNLLRGMSEEFVAVVSTLFITAILLIFGEITPKVVARAEPERIFHRSIGAVRSLTKIFDPVGRVLVKISDGIIALRHGKKVSEDLFITEEDIVSIVQVGGEMGVIEQEEERIVKRAFEMKQIAVKEIMTPRVDIVAIEENQTVKDLIELIEDEGYSRIPVYRETIDNIVGVCYAKDVLSILAEKDYGEVKNMKVKDIMRNALYVPETMNIDELLKILKSKKIHIAIVVDEYGGTAGIVTLEDIMEELFGDIMDEYDYDEVSGIKEIGEKTYIVDGSTPINDLEIELRIQFPQTEYETIAGYLLEHFKRIPNVGEEAVIGDLYFKVLAVGKNRIEKVMIKVLEGRRDGTGETGGDSSESSGKGVR